Below is a genomic region from Echinicola rosea.
CATTAGTTCTTTTTCATAGTGAGCCACAGGCTCAACTTTAATCGTCCCTCAGTAAAACTGAAGGGACAACCAGCTACATCTCGTGTCCCAAAACAGGTGAACGTTTTATGAGCTCGCCCGCTCCTATTGGCTACGCTCAGGGAACGGGTGAAGGGACAACCGGGTAGTGGACTGTCATCTTTCGCCCTCCCTTTAAGGGATTAGTATTGCCTTTCCATTTCATTCACCTTGTCAAACATCACTCGGAAAGTATGCCAAGCGGTTTCGTTGTCGCCTTCACGATCTGGTTTATCACCATAGTATCCTTCCATAAATCCTCCGGCACTGGACCAAACCGTCTGCATCATGCCGTAAAAATTTGGCTTCATTTCCTTGGTAGCTGAGGCCCGAAAGCGGTACATGTCTTCCACTTGCTGCGCAGAAACCTCCGGCTTCCGCCAGTTGCAGGTAAGTACTCGGAGCCCCTTCATGGCAAAGTAAACGGCCGTCTGGTCTGCTCTTTCATAGTGCCAGTCCCCAATTACCACATCCTTGGGAATCATGTCGATGGCGCGGTGGGTATTGTTCATGCTGGCTTCCCACATCCCCATCCCGGTGGTCTTGCCGTCCAGCAGGCGGTCTCCCCAGATCCATAGTTCACGATCGCTCTTAGCCAAATGATTGCGGATTTTCCAAACCTCATCGGCAAAGAGCTTCGCCTTGTCCCTTCCTCCACAGCGTGGACACTGATCATCTCCAATGTAAAATACTTCGTCCATCCCTGCATGAAAGGCATCCGCCTCAAAGACGTCGCAGATTTCATCCACCAGGTCAAAGACCACATCATGCACCTTGGGATGTAAAGGACAATAACTTTTGCAATAAAGACCATCTTCATTGGGCCATTCATATTTCTCGGGTAGCTTCACGTGAGGGGTTTCGTCAAATTCCGGATATACCTCAAGCAATTTTCCCAGTTCACTATGCCAAGATTGGTGCCCCAGTAAATTGACCTGTGGAATGATGCGGATGTCATTTTCTTTGCACACAGCGACCAACTGCTTTACTTGGGCTTGTGTAAGTGGATTAGCTGAGCGTAGCTCCGGATGGCTGAGGTATTCATAATTATATTCCACTCTAAGGATTAGCACATTGATCCGCCTAGGCCCCAACTCCTCATCGATAAATTCAACGAACTGTTCCACTTTTTCGGGAGCAGGAGCAGCTATCGCAAAAGCCCTTACAGGCAAAACATCGGGAGCAGTTTCCTGTGCCTGCAAGGGCAATATGCTGGTCAATACAAATACGAAAATGCTACACCATTCTATCAAATGCTTCATTGTTATAGTTTTTTGAATATGTTTTCCACCATATCGGGAATAGGCTAGCGATGAACGGTGGTACTTTATGAATTTAACACATTATTTTATCAAAAACTAAGCAATAAATAGTAAAATTTATAGAATAACCAATACATACTTATTTGTTTTTTTAAGAAAACAAAAACAAGTTGGTCATTGAAGGAAAACCTACTTCGGTGAATCTAATGTGC
It encodes:
- a CDS encoding family 20 glycosylhydrolase; its protein translation is MKHLIEWCSIFVFVLTSILPLQAQETAPDVLPVRAFAIAAPAPEKVEQFVEFIDEELGPRRINVLILRVEYNYEYLSHPELRSANPLTQAQVKQLVAVCKENDIRIIPQVNLLGHQSWHSELGKLLEVYPEFDETPHVKLPEKYEWPNEDGLYCKSYCPLHPKVHDVVFDLVDEICDVFEADAFHAGMDEVFYIGDDQCPRCGGRDKAKLFADEVWKIRNHLAKSDRELWIWGDRLLDGKTTGMGMWEASMNNTHRAIDMIPKDVVIGDWHYERADQTAVYFAMKGLRVLTCNWRKPEVSAQQVEDMYRFRASATKEMKPNFYGMMQTVWSSAGGFMEGYYGDKPDREGDNETAWHTFRVMFDKVNEMERQY